In a genomic window of Muntiacus reevesi chromosome 1, mMunRee1.1, whole genome shotgun sequence:
- the PANX2 gene encoding pannexin-2 isoform X1 — protein MHHLLEPSADMATALLAGEKLRELILPGAQDDKAGALAALLLQLKLELPFDRVVTIGTVLVPILLVTLVFTKNFAAPWPQATSPRALGPGRGLDRGPPPGSLSPAESVSWPGVGCKDKKEPIYCYTPHNFTRDQALYARGYCWTELRDALPGVDASLWPSLFEHKLLPYSLLAFAAIMYVPALGWEFLASTRLTSELNFLLQEIDNCYHRAAEGRAPKIEKQIQSKGPGITERERREIIENAEKEKSPEQNLFEKYLERRGRSNFLAKLYLARHVLILLLSAAPISYLCTYYATQKQNEFTCALGAAPGGGPPVRVTCKLPAVQLQRIVAGVDVVLLCAMNLVILVNLTHLFIFRKSNFVFDKLHKVGIKTRRQWRRSQFCDINILAMFCNENRDHIKSLNRLDFITNESDLMYDNVVRQLLAALAQSNHDATPTVRDAGVQTVDPSANPAEPDGAAEPPVVKRPRRKMKWIPSSNPLPQPFKEPLAIMRVENSKAEKPKPVRRKTATDTLIAPLLDAGARAAHHYKGGGGDAGPATDKKHARHFSLDVHPYILGTKKAKAEAVPAALPASRSQEGGFLSQADECGLGLTAAPAADAPLPEEEVLYSAEPARGVLSPGGPFHVCSPPAAPATAPLSPASLGKPDPLAILSRNATHPLLHIGTLYETREEEDGAPRAPQDVGSLITIPPPQQILIATFDEPRTVVSTVEF, from the exons ATGCACCACCTCCTGGAGCCGTCCGCGGACATGGCGACGGCGCTGCTGGCCGGGGAGAAGCTGCGCGAGCTGATCCTGCCCGGCGCGCAGGACGACAAGGCGGGCGCGCTGGCCGCGCTGCTGCTGCAGCTCAAGCTGGAGCTGCCGTTTGACCGCGTGGTCACCATCGGCACCGTGCTCGTCCCCATCCTGCTGGTCACCCTGGTCTTCACCAAGAACTTCGCAG CACCGTGGCCACAGGCGACGTCTCCCCGTGCCCTggggcccggccggggcctggacCGGGGACCGCCCCCAGGGTCCCTTTCCCCAGCGGAGAGCGTCTCCTGGCCTGGAGTTGGCTGTAAGGACAAAA AGGAGCCCATTTACTGCTACACGCCGCACAACTTCACCCGCGACCAGGCGCTGTACGCCCGCGGCTACTGCTGGACGGAGCTGCGGGACGCGCTGCCCGGCGTGGACGCCAGCCTGTGGCCGTCGCTGTTCGAACATAAGCTGCTGCCCTACTCGCTGCTGGCCTTCGCGGCGATCATGTACGTGCCCGCGCTGGGCTGGGAGTTCCTGGCGTCCACGCGCCTCACCTCCGAGCTCAACTTCCTGCTGCAGGAAATCGACAACTGCTACCACCGGGCGGCCGAGGGCCGAGCGCCCAAGATCGAGAAGCAGATCCAGTCCAAGGGCCCGGGCATCACGGAGCGCGAGCGGCGCGAGATCATCGAGAACGCCGAGAAGGAGAAGAGCCCCGAGCAGAACCTGTTCGAGAAGTACCTGGAGCGCCGCGGCCGCAGCAACTTCCTGGCCAAGCTCTACCTGGCGCGGCACGTGCTCATCCTGCTGCTCAGCGCGGCGCCCATCTCCTACCTGTGCACCTACTACGCCACCCAGAAGCAGAACGAGTTCACCTGCGCGCTGGGCGCGGCCCCGGGGGGCGGCCCGCCCGTGCGCGTCACCTGCAAGCTGCCGGCGGTGCAGCTGCAGCGCATCGTGGCGGGCGTGGACGTCGTGCTCCTCTGCGCCATGAACCTCGTCATCCTGGTCAACCTCACGCACCTCTTCATCTTCCGCAAGAGCAACTTCGTCTTCGACAAGCTGCACAAGGTGGGCATCAAAACGCGCCGGCAGTGGCGCCGCTCCCAGTTCTGCGACATCAACATCCTGGCCATGTTCTGCAACGAGAACCGGGACCACATCAAGTCGCTCAACCGGCTGGACTTCATCACCAACGAGAGCGACCTCATGTACGACAACGTGGTGCGGCAGCTGCTGGCGGCGCTGGCGCAGTCCAACCACGACGCCACGCCCACCGTGCGCGACGCGGGCGTGCAGACCGTGGACCCCAGCGCCAACCCCGCCGAGCCCGACGGCGCGGCCGAGCCGCCCGTGGTCAAGCGGCCCCGCAGGAAGATGAAGTGGATTCCCAGCAGCAACCCGCTGCCCCAGCCCTTCAAGGAGCCGCTGGCCATCATGCGCGTGGAGAACAGCAAGGCCGAGAAACCCAAGCCCGTGCGCCGCAAGACGGCCACGGACACTCTGATCGCGCCGCTGCTGGACGCGGGCGCGCGCGCCGCGCACCACTACAAGGGCGGCGGGGGCGACGCGGGGCCCGCGACCGACAAGAAGCACGCCCGCCACTTCTCCCTGGACGTGCACCCTTACATCCTGGGCACCAAGAAGGCCAAGGCCGAGGCCGTGCCCGCCGCGCTGCCGGCCTCCCGGAGCCAGGAAGGCGGCTTCCTCTCCCAGGCGGACGAGTGCGGGCTGGGCCTGACAGCGGCGCCCGCGGCAG ACGCGCCGCTTCCTGAGGAGGAGGTCCTGTACTCAGCAGAGCCAGCCCGGGGCGTGCTGTCCCCCGGCGGCCCGTTTCACGTCTGCTCGCCCCCCGCCGCCCCTGCCACCGCTCCTCTGTCGCCAGCCAGCCTGGGCAAGCCGGACCCCCTCGCCATCCTGAGCCGCAACGCCACACACCCGCTGCTGCACATCGGCACCCTCTACGAGACCCGGGAAGAGGAGGACGGGGCACCGCGCGCCCCCCAGGACGTGGGCAGCCTCATCACCATCCCTCCCCCGCAGCAGATCCTCATCGCCACCTTCGACGAGCCGAGGACAGTAGTGAGTACCGTGGAGTTCTGA
- the PANX2 gene encoding pannexin-2 isoform X2: MHHLLEPSADMATALLAGEKLRELILPGAQDDKAGALAALLLQLKLELPFDRVVTIGTVLVPILLVTLVFTKNFAAPWPQATSPRALGPGRGLDRGPPPGSLSPAESVSWPGVGCKDKKEPIYCYTPHNFTRDQALYARGYCWTELRDALPGVDASLWPSLFEHKLLPYSLLAFAAIMYVPALGWEFLASTRLTSELNFLLQEIDNCYHRAAEGRAPKIEKQIQSKGPGITERERREIIENAEKEKSPEQNLFEKYLERRGRSNFLAKLYLARHVLILLLSAAPISYLCTYYATQKQNEFTCALGAAPGGGPPVRVTCKLPAVQLQRIVAGVDVVLLCAMNLVILVNLTHLFIFRKSNFVFDKLHKVGIKTRRQWRRSQFCDINILAMFCNENRDHIKSLNRLDFITNESDLMYDNVVRQLLAALAQSNHDATPTVRDAGVQTVDPSANPAEPDGAAEPPVVKRPRRKMKWIPSSNPLPQPFKEPLAIMRVENSKAEKPKPVRRKTATDTLIAPLLDAGARAAHHYKGGGGDAGPATDKKHARHFSLDVHPYILGTKKAKAEAVPAALPASRSQEGGFLSQADECGLGLTAAPAAASLGKPDPLAILSRNATHPLLHIGTLYETREEEDGAPRAPQDVGSLITIPPPQQILIATFDEPRTVVSTVEF; the protein is encoded by the exons ATGCACCACCTCCTGGAGCCGTCCGCGGACATGGCGACGGCGCTGCTGGCCGGGGAGAAGCTGCGCGAGCTGATCCTGCCCGGCGCGCAGGACGACAAGGCGGGCGCGCTGGCCGCGCTGCTGCTGCAGCTCAAGCTGGAGCTGCCGTTTGACCGCGTGGTCACCATCGGCACCGTGCTCGTCCCCATCCTGCTGGTCACCCTGGTCTTCACCAAGAACTTCGCAG CACCGTGGCCACAGGCGACGTCTCCCCGTGCCCTggggcccggccggggcctggacCGGGGACCGCCCCCAGGGTCCCTTTCCCCAGCGGAGAGCGTCTCCTGGCCTGGAGTTGGCTGTAAGGACAAAA AGGAGCCCATTTACTGCTACACGCCGCACAACTTCACCCGCGACCAGGCGCTGTACGCCCGCGGCTACTGCTGGACGGAGCTGCGGGACGCGCTGCCCGGCGTGGACGCCAGCCTGTGGCCGTCGCTGTTCGAACATAAGCTGCTGCCCTACTCGCTGCTGGCCTTCGCGGCGATCATGTACGTGCCCGCGCTGGGCTGGGAGTTCCTGGCGTCCACGCGCCTCACCTCCGAGCTCAACTTCCTGCTGCAGGAAATCGACAACTGCTACCACCGGGCGGCCGAGGGCCGAGCGCCCAAGATCGAGAAGCAGATCCAGTCCAAGGGCCCGGGCATCACGGAGCGCGAGCGGCGCGAGATCATCGAGAACGCCGAGAAGGAGAAGAGCCCCGAGCAGAACCTGTTCGAGAAGTACCTGGAGCGCCGCGGCCGCAGCAACTTCCTGGCCAAGCTCTACCTGGCGCGGCACGTGCTCATCCTGCTGCTCAGCGCGGCGCCCATCTCCTACCTGTGCACCTACTACGCCACCCAGAAGCAGAACGAGTTCACCTGCGCGCTGGGCGCGGCCCCGGGGGGCGGCCCGCCCGTGCGCGTCACCTGCAAGCTGCCGGCGGTGCAGCTGCAGCGCATCGTGGCGGGCGTGGACGTCGTGCTCCTCTGCGCCATGAACCTCGTCATCCTGGTCAACCTCACGCACCTCTTCATCTTCCGCAAGAGCAACTTCGTCTTCGACAAGCTGCACAAGGTGGGCATCAAAACGCGCCGGCAGTGGCGCCGCTCCCAGTTCTGCGACATCAACATCCTGGCCATGTTCTGCAACGAGAACCGGGACCACATCAAGTCGCTCAACCGGCTGGACTTCATCACCAACGAGAGCGACCTCATGTACGACAACGTGGTGCGGCAGCTGCTGGCGGCGCTGGCGCAGTCCAACCACGACGCCACGCCCACCGTGCGCGACGCGGGCGTGCAGACCGTGGACCCCAGCGCCAACCCCGCCGAGCCCGACGGCGCGGCCGAGCCGCCCGTGGTCAAGCGGCCCCGCAGGAAGATGAAGTGGATTCCCAGCAGCAACCCGCTGCCCCAGCCCTTCAAGGAGCCGCTGGCCATCATGCGCGTGGAGAACAGCAAGGCCGAGAAACCCAAGCCCGTGCGCCGCAAGACGGCCACGGACACTCTGATCGCGCCGCTGCTGGACGCGGGCGCGCGCGCCGCGCACCACTACAAGGGCGGCGGGGGCGACGCGGGGCCCGCGACCGACAAGAAGCACGCCCGCCACTTCTCCCTGGACGTGCACCCTTACATCCTGGGCACCAAGAAGGCCAAGGCCGAGGCCGTGCCCGCCGCGCTGCCGGCCTCCCGGAGCCAGGAAGGCGGCTTCCTCTCCCAGGCGGACGAGTGCGGGCTGGGCCTGACAGCGGCGCCCGCGGCAG CCAGCCTGGGCAAGCCGGACCCCCTCGCCATCCTGAGCCGCAACGCCACACACCCGCTGCTGCACATCGGCACCCTCTACGAGACCCGGGAAGAGGAGGACGGGGCACCGCGCGCCCCCCAGGACGTGGGCAGCCTCATCACCATCCCTCCCCCGCAGCAGATCCTCATCGCCACCTTCGACGAGCCGAGGACAGTAGTGAGTACCGTGGAGTTCTGA
- the PANX2 gene encoding pannexin-2 isoform X3, with amino-acid sequence MHHLLEPSADMATALLAGEKLRELILPGAQDDKAGALAALLLQLKLELPFDRVVTIGTVLVPILLVTLVFTKNFAEEPIYCYTPHNFTRDQALYARGYCWTELRDALPGVDASLWPSLFEHKLLPYSLLAFAAIMYVPALGWEFLASTRLTSELNFLLQEIDNCYHRAAEGRAPKIEKQIQSKGPGITERERREIIENAEKEKSPEQNLFEKYLERRGRSNFLAKLYLARHVLILLLSAAPISYLCTYYATQKQNEFTCALGAAPGGGPPVRVTCKLPAVQLQRIVAGVDVVLLCAMNLVILVNLTHLFIFRKSNFVFDKLHKVGIKTRRQWRRSQFCDINILAMFCNENRDHIKSLNRLDFITNESDLMYDNVVRQLLAALAQSNHDATPTVRDAGVQTVDPSANPAEPDGAAEPPVVKRPRRKMKWIPSSNPLPQPFKEPLAIMRVENSKAEKPKPVRRKTATDTLIAPLLDAGARAAHHYKGGGGDAGPATDKKHARHFSLDVHPYILGTKKAKAEAVPAALPASRSQEGGFLSQADECGLGLTAAPAADAPLPEEEVLYSAEPARGVLSPGGPFHVCSPPAAPATAPLSPASLGKPDPLAILSRNATHPLLHIGTLYETREEEDGAPRAPQDVGSLITIPPPQQILIATFDEPRTVVSTVEF; translated from the exons ATGCACCACCTCCTGGAGCCGTCCGCGGACATGGCGACGGCGCTGCTGGCCGGGGAGAAGCTGCGCGAGCTGATCCTGCCCGGCGCGCAGGACGACAAGGCGGGCGCGCTGGCCGCGCTGCTGCTGCAGCTCAAGCTGGAGCTGCCGTTTGACCGCGTGGTCACCATCGGCACCGTGCTCGTCCCCATCCTGCTGGTCACCCTGGTCTTCACCAAGAACTTCGCAG AGGAGCCCATTTACTGCTACACGCCGCACAACTTCACCCGCGACCAGGCGCTGTACGCCCGCGGCTACTGCTGGACGGAGCTGCGGGACGCGCTGCCCGGCGTGGACGCCAGCCTGTGGCCGTCGCTGTTCGAACATAAGCTGCTGCCCTACTCGCTGCTGGCCTTCGCGGCGATCATGTACGTGCCCGCGCTGGGCTGGGAGTTCCTGGCGTCCACGCGCCTCACCTCCGAGCTCAACTTCCTGCTGCAGGAAATCGACAACTGCTACCACCGGGCGGCCGAGGGCCGAGCGCCCAAGATCGAGAAGCAGATCCAGTCCAAGGGCCCGGGCATCACGGAGCGCGAGCGGCGCGAGATCATCGAGAACGCCGAGAAGGAGAAGAGCCCCGAGCAGAACCTGTTCGAGAAGTACCTGGAGCGCCGCGGCCGCAGCAACTTCCTGGCCAAGCTCTACCTGGCGCGGCACGTGCTCATCCTGCTGCTCAGCGCGGCGCCCATCTCCTACCTGTGCACCTACTACGCCACCCAGAAGCAGAACGAGTTCACCTGCGCGCTGGGCGCGGCCCCGGGGGGCGGCCCGCCCGTGCGCGTCACCTGCAAGCTGCCGGCGGTGCAGCTGCAGCGCATCGTGGCGGGCGTGGACGTCGTGCTCCTCTGCGCCATGAACCTCGTCATCCTGGTCAACCTCACGCACCTCTTCATCTTCCGCAAGAGCAACTTCGTCTTCGACAAGCTGCACAAGGTGGGCATCAAAACGCGCCGGCAGTGGCGCCGCTCCCAGTTCTGCGACATCAACATCCTGGCCATGTTCTGCAACGAGAACCGGGACCACATCAAGTCGCTCAACCGGCTGGACTTCATCACCAACGAGAGCGACCTCATGTACGACAACGTGGTGCGGCAGCTGCTGGCGGCGCTGGCGCAGTCCAACCACGACGCCACGCCCACCGTGCGCGACGCGGGCGTGCAGACCGTGGACCCCAGCGCCAACCCCGCCGAGCCCGACGGCGCGGCCGAGCCGCCCGTGGTCAAGCGGCCCCGCAGGAAGATGAAGTGGATTCCCAGCAGCAACCCGCTGCCCCAGCCCTTCAAGGAGCCGCTGGCCATCATGCGCGTGGAGAACAGCAAGGCCGAGAAACCCAAGCCCGTGCGCCGCAAGACGGCCACGGACACTCTGATCGCGCCGCTGCTGGACGCGGGCGCGCGCGCCGCGCACCACTACAAGGGCGGCGGGGGCGACGCGGGGCCCGCGACCGACAAGAAGCACGCCCGCCACTTCTCCCTGGACGTGCACCCTTACATCCTGGGCACCAAGAAGGCCAAGGCCGAGGCCGTGCCCGCCGCGCTGCCGGCCTCCCGGAGCCAGGAAGGCGGCTTCCTCTCCCAGGCGGACGAGTGCGGGCTGGGCCTGACAGCGGCGCCCGCGGCAG ACGCGCCGCTTCCTGAGGAGGAGGTCCTGTACTCAGCAGAGCCAGCCCGGGGCGTGCTGTCCCCCGGCGGCCCGTTTCACGTCTGCTCGCCCCCCGCCGCCCCTGCCACCGCTCCTCTGTCGCCAGCCAGCCTGGGCAAGCCGGACCCCCTCGCCATCCTGAGCCGCAACGCCACACACCCGCTGCTGCACATCGGCACCCTCTACGAGACCCGGGAAGAGGAGGACGGGGCACCGCGCGCCCCCCAGGACGTGGGCAGCCTCATCACCATCCCTCCCCCGCAGCAGATCCTCATCGCCACCTTCGACGAGCCGAGGACAGTAGTGAGTACCGTGGAGTTCTGA